The stretch of DNA TTTGATTATTCCATCTTTTCCAGATGCATCCATCCCCTGCAGTATTATCAGCAATGAGTATTGATTTTGTGCATAGAGTTTCGACTGGAGTCGGCTCAATTTTTTTCTATTGGTTTTTAAAAGAGATTTAACATCGACCTTACTTGTAAACTCACCAGTGAATTTTGGATCGTATTTACTAAGGTCTACATTTTGACCTTCTCGCACTAAAAATTTTTCTGTATTAAATCCGTTTGTCATTTTTTATACCGTCTAAAATAATTTATTTCAATGTAATACATTTAACAATGTCTTTCAATCGAATTGGATATTTACGGTCGAATAATGTATTAATTGTATACAAATCATTTTTTCTTTTAAGAATGATTTTGCATCTTATATGTGAATATGTCAGAATACAAAAAGAAAATTAAACGTCAATTGGAAATTATTGGATCCGCGATTTCAGGTGAAAATGTCTTCACAACTTTCGATTTAGCTGATAGGTTCGATGTCGAGGAGTTAACCATTAAGAGAGACTTACGAGAATTGCGATCTCAAGGAGTTGACATTCACTCTTCAAAAAACAAAGGTATTCGAATTCTCTCTACTATTTCAAATAGCAAATTAAAGGAATTAATACTTGAGTATATCAGTTTTTCTTACTCTGAGTCGTTTCATGATAAAGCGACCTCGCTGCTAATAAAGAAACATGGATTGAAATCACTGAACTTGATAATTCAGATACAGGATGCAATTGAAACTCATAAAATTTTATTGATTAGCTATCATTCAAAAGCCGACGTACTTAAAAAAGATATTCGGATTAATCCAATTAGGATCTTTCAATCTGGCAACGATTGGCGGGTACTCGCTGAAAACAATGGAATAATCAAACAGTATATTATATCTAAAATTGAATCCGTGCAAAAGACCTCACAAAGTTTTTCTCCAATTTCAGATGATGTAATTGATTCGATGTTTAAGTTTTCACTCAGAAGCTGGGTCGGAAAAGAGCATTATGATATTAAGATTCAATTTTCAAAGAAGTGGGCTGAATTCATAAAAGAACGTGAGTATATTGAA from Ignavibacteria bacterium encodes:
- a CDS encoding WYL domain-containing transcriptional regulator encodes the protein MSEYKKKIKRQLEIIGSAISGENVFTTFDLADRFDVEELTIKRDLRELRSQGVDIHSSKNKGIRILSTISNSKLKELILEYISFSYSESFHDKATSLLIKKHGLKSLNLIIQIQDAIETHKILLISYHSKADVLKKDIRINPIRIFQSGNDWRVLAENNGIIKQYIISKIESVQKTSQSFSPISDDVIDSMFKFSLRSWVGKEHYDIKIQFSKKWAEFIKEREYIETQKIKDFGDGSIIYEATVNSLAEAATWIISFGEGVKVISPVSLKKEVIRLAKEAISNY